The Diabrotica virgifera virgifera chromosome 10, PGI_DIABVI_V3a genome has a window encoding:
- the LOC114341941 gene encoding caldesmon-like isoform X2 — MSENSSRSSNSPKKGEKGENGEKGEKGEAREQVRDRFSHRRDRKAKGTKKPLPTEKDHAQFKTVINKVEGRVPLPSLFSNIRPPAPNVETRDSSSSSSASTFPTPRIERQYRECEISPSGWYLEANLALAKMVIEDKKRAKKAKQRQKKEEERLIAEEEQRERDEENEIKQEEKEKELARRQEEMLKSREKALAAQQAIKEQKKRSKKERQAENKRQLQQQKLEEERKEEERKRTVEETIPAMVTIKRVAESEGNATVTITLKGSTPEEDKLLDKLLNGPDDKGNKAVENPEPSKGSKKKKKQKQPVGAAKLPEPSPQVVPKEPKVIVALDASTKPGIVSNIDRPISVRNTQAANVEKEKCPSANISKPGVAKTEKQYVGKGAKKKTKQGNTTNKKGKDTKVATASPEKMVTLKNPTFASFQQPSAKLILDKNAAESESATMFTNEDGRITIRRSDLNQQPPSRAGASTIIPKQMLLEQAAAFSNTQMEDTLSDTARALYVKERLSRLPGIEFTKVGTETVMPKPSESAELSIIPLSRNEGETFEFDKEDRYLDSMFLPMETIAEDLDSEESEVEAFKRFCLESVPKETKEKAEHLNVSDKVFKKKK, encoded by the exons TCTCGATCTTCGAATTCTCCTAAAAAAGGCGAGAAAGGTGAAAATGGCGAAAAAGGTGAAAAAGGCGAGGCACGTGAGCAAGTGAGAGACCGTTTCAGCCATAGACGGGACAGAAAGGCAAAGGGTACTAAAAAACCTCTACCCACCGAAAAAGATCATGCACAATTTAAGACTGTCATTAATAAAGTAGAAGGAAGAGTACCCTTACCGTCTTTATTTAGTAATATACGTCCACCAGCTCCTAATGTAGAGACAAGAGATTCCTCTAGCTCGTCTTCAGCAAGTACCTTTCCAACTCCGCGGATAGAAAGGCAATATAGAGAATGTGAAATAAGTCCTTCAGGGTGGTATTTAGAAGCGAATTTAGCTCTGGCCAAAATGGTAATAGAAGATAAGAAACGAGCGAAAAAAGCTAAACAGCGCCAGAAAAAg GAGGAAGAACGGTTAATAGCTGAGGAGGAACAAAGAGAACGtgatgaagaaaatgaaataaagcaagaagagaaagaaaaagaattggcAAGAAGGCAGGAAGAGATGCTCAAGTCCAGGGAGAAAGCTTTGGCAGCTCAACAGg CCattaaagaacaaaaaaagagGTCAAAAAAAGAAAGACAAGCTGAGAATAAACGACAACTTCAACAGCAAAAGCTTGAGGAAGAAAGGAAGGAGGAAGAAAGGAAGAGAACTGTTGAAGAAACTATACCAGCTATGGTGACGATAAAAAGGGTCGCTGAGAGTGAAGGTAATGCAACAGTTACCATAACCTTAAAAGGTTCAACTCCTGAAGAAGATAAACTTCTTGACAAACTGCTCAATGGACCTGATGATAAAGGAAACAAAGCTGTAGAAAACCCAGAACCGAGCAAGGGTTctaaaaagaaaaagaagcaaaAGCAGCCAGTTGGAGCAGCGAAACTCCCCGAACCATCTCCACAAGTTGTTCCAAAGGAACCTAAGGTAATCGTCGCATTAGATGCCAGCACCAAGCCTG GTATTGTATCGAATATCGATAGACCAATTTCAGTTAGAAATACGCAGGCAGCAAATGTAGAGAAGGAAAAATGTCCGTCAGCAAATATTTCCAAACCAGGTGTTGCTAAGACTGAAAAACAATATGTTGGTAAAGGTGCAAAGAAAAAGACGAAACAGGGgaatacaactaataaaaaagGAAAAGATACAAAGGTTGCTACTGCATCACCGGAGAAAATGGTAACTTTAAAGAATCCTACGTTTGCTTCGTTTCAACAACCAAGTGCTAAACTGATCCTTGATAAAAATGCAGCAGAAAGCGAATCTGCTACAATGTTTACCAACGAGGATGGCAGGATTACAATAAGAAGATCTGATTTGAATCAACAACCTCCAAGTAGAGCTGGAGCTTCGACAATAATCCCAAAGCAGATGTTATTAGAACAGGCCGCAGCCTTTAGTAATACCCAGATGGAAGACACACTATCAGATACAGCTCGTGCTTTATATGTTAAAGAAAGGCTTTCTCGTTTGCCAGGGATTGAATTCACTAAGGTCGGTACGGAAACTGTTATGCCTAAACCAAGTGAATCTGCCGAGTTATCCATCATACCATTGTCAAGAAATGAAGGTGAAACATTTGAATTTGACAAGGAAGATCGGTATCTTG ATAGCATGTTTTTGCCGATGGAAACCATTGCTGAAGATTTGGACTCAGAAGAATCGGAAGTTGAAGCTTTCAAGCGTTTCTGCTTAGAATCAGTCCCTAAGGAAACTAAGGAAAAAGCGGAACATTTAAACGTTTCTGACAAAGTTTTTAAGAAAAAGAAGTGA
- the LOC114341941 gene encoding DNA ligase 1-like isoform X1 — protein sequence MSENSSRSSNSPKKGEKGENGEKGEKGEAREQVRDRFSHRRDRKAKGTKKPLPTEKDHAQFKTVINKVEGRVPLPSLFSNIRPPAPNVETRDSSSSSSASTFPTPRIERQYRECEISPSGWYLEANLALAKMVIEDKKRAKKAKQRQKKEEERLIAEEEQRERDEENEIKQEEKEKELARRQEEMLKSREKALAAQQAIKEQKKRSKKERQAENKRQLQQQKLEEERKEEERKRTVEETIPAMVTIKRVAESEGNATVTITLKGSTPEEDKLLDKLLNGPDDKGNKAVENPEPSKGSKKKKKQKQPVGAAKLPEPSPQVVPKEPKVIVALDASTKPGIVSNIDRPISVRNTQAANVEKEKCPSANISKPGVAKTEKQYVGKGAKKKTKQGNTTNKKGKDTKVATASPEKMVTLKNPTFASFQQPSAKLILDKNAAESESATMFTNEDGRITIRRSDLNQQPPSRAGASTIIPKQMLLEQAAAFSNTQMEDTLSDTARALYVKERLSRLPGIEFTKNSLQSIDEFLLADQDMNNSVVLSAQVLEIINSLLKSQQKTVGTNIDIQKVLEYISAAKTDSMFLPMETIAEDLDSEESEVEAFKRFCLESVPKETKEKAEHLNVSDKVFKKKK from the exons TCTCGATCTTCGAATTCTCCTAAAAAAGGCGAGAAAGGTGAAAATGGCGAAAAAGGTGAAAAAGGCGAGGCACGTGAGCAAGTGAGAGACCGTTTCAGCCATAGACGGGACAGAAAGGCAAAGGGTACTAAAAAACCTCTACCCACCGAAAAAGATCATGCACAATTTAAGACTGTCATTAATAAAGTAGAAGGAAGAGTACCCTTACCGTCTTTATTTAGTAATATACGTCCACCAGCTCCTAATGTAGAGACAAGAGATTCCTCTAGCTCGTCTTCAGCAAGTACCTTTCCAACTCCGCGGATAGAAAGGCAATATAGAGAATGTGAAATAAGTCCTTCAGGGTGGTATTTAGAAGCGAATTTAGCTCTGGCCAAAATGGTAATAGAAGATAAGAAACGAGCGAAAAAAGCTAAACAGCGCCAGAAAAAg GAGGAAGAACGGTTAATAGCTGAGGAGGAACAAAGAGAACGtgatgaagaaaatgaaataaagcaagaagagaaagaaaaagaattggcAAGAAGGCAGGAAGAGATGCTCAAGTCCAGGGAGAAAGCTTTGGCAGCTCAACAGg CCattaaagaacaaaaaaagagGTCAAAAAAAGAAAGACAAGCTGAGAATAAACGACAACTTCAACAGCAAAAGCTTGAGGAAGAAAGGAAGGAGGAAGAAAGGAAGAGAACTGTTGAAGAAACTATACCAGCTATGGTGACGATAAAAAGGGTCGCTGAGAGTGAAGGTAATGCAACAGTTACCATAACCTTAAAAGGTTCAACTCCTGAAGAAGATAAACTTCTTGACAAACTGCTCAATGGACCTGATGATAAAGGAAACAAAGCTGTAGAAAACCCAGAACCGAGCAAGGGTTctaaaaagaaaaagaagcaaaAGCAGCCAGTTGGAGCAGCGAAACTCCCCGAACCATCTCCACAAGTTGTTCCAAAGGAACCTAAGGTAATCGTCGCATTAGATGCCAGCACCAAGCCTG GTATTGTATCGAATATCGATAGACCAATTTCAGTTAGAAATACGCAGGCAGCAAATGTAGAGAAGGAAAAATGTCCGTCAGCAAATATTTCCAAACCAGGTGTTGCTAAGACTGAAAAACAATATGTTGGTAAAGGTGCAAAGAAAAAGACGAAACAGGGgaatacaactaataaaaaagGAAAAGATACAAAGGTTGCTACTGCATCACCGGAGAAAATGGTAACTTTAAAGAATCCTACGTTTGCTTCGTTTCAACAACCAAGTGCTAAACTGATCCTTGATAAAAATGCAGCAGAAAGCGAATCTGCTACAATGTTTACCAACGAGGATGGCAGGATTACAATAAGAAGATCTGATTTGAATCAACAACCTCCAAGTAGAGCTGGAGCTTCGACAATAATCCCAAAGCAGATGTTATTAGAACAGGCCGCAGCCTTTAGTAATACCCAGATGGAAGACACACTATCAGATACAGCTCGTGCTTTATATGTTAAAGAAAGGCTTTCTCGTTTGCCAGGGATTGAATTCACTAAG aATAGTCTCCAATCTATAGATGAATTTCTACTGGCAGACCAGGATATGAATAATAGTGTAGTTTTGAGTGCTCAAGTACTTGAGATAATAAATTCGCTGTTAAAATCACAACAAAAGACAGTTGGTACAAATATTGACATTCAGAAAGTACTTGAATATATAAGTGCTGCTAAGACAG ATAGCATGTTTTTGCCGATGGAAACCATTGCTGAAGATTTGGACTCAGAAGAATCGGAAGTTGAAGCTTTCAAGCGTTTCTGCTTAGAATCAGTCCCTAAGGAAACTAAGGAAAAAGCGGAACATTTAAACGTTTCTGACAAAGTTTTTAAGAAAAAGAAGTGA